In Methanolobus chelungpuianus, the following proteins share a genomic window:
- a CDS encoding NAD-dependent epimerase/dehydratase family protein has product MEKILITGGLGQIGGYLVDRLHAGSQVTVLDNMSSGSSYAVPEGVRFVKDDISSPQARELAASHDVVIHTAAQISVVRSMQEPVFDAQNNIFGTLNLLEGARIGNVRKFIYMSSAAVYGNPRYLPIDEAHPQEPLSPYGASKLCGEKYCSMYSRAYGLPTVSIRPFNIYSPRQDPSNPYSGVISKFISRVSQGLPPVIFGDGSQTRDFVSAHDVVDMIVLLMDKDICGGEVFNVGTGTKTSISELACMVLDAFRSDAGIEYRDPVQGDIRHSYSDISGARKAGYAPKVCLQEGLLEVIEAQGKRLE; this is encoded by the coding sequence ATGGAAAAAATTCTGATCACTGGCGGTCTTGGACAGATAGGAGGTTATCTTGTGGACAGGTTACACGCCGGTTCACAAGTGACCGTGCTTGATAACATGTCCTCGGGAAGCAGTTATGCCGTTCCTGAAGGTGTGCGCTTTGTAAAGGATGATATTTCTTCCCCGCAGGCCCGGGAACTGGCTGCCAGCCACGATGTGGTCATCCACACGGCAGCCCAGATAAGCGTTGTAAGATCCATGCAGGAGCCCGTGTTCGATGCGCAGAACAACATATTCGGCACCCTTAACCTGCTGGAAGGTGCACGCATCGGCAATGTTCGTAAGTTCATCTACATGAGTTCCGCAGCGGTCTATGGCAACCCCCGGTACCTGCCCATAGATGAGGCACATCCCCAGGAACCCCTTTCACCCTACGGGGCAAGCAAGCTGTGCGGTGAGAAGTACTGCAGCATGTATTCCAGGGCCTACGGCCTCCCGACGGTCTCCATACGCCCCTTCAATATCTACAGTCCCCGCCAGGATCCTTCCAACCCGTATTCCGGCGTTATCTCCAAGTTCATATCCAGGGTCAGCCAGGGCCTGCCTCCGGTAATCTTCGGTGACGGTTCACAGACAAGGGACTTTGTATCTGCACATGACGTTGTTGATATGATCGTTCTGCTCATGGATAAGGACATCTGCGGAGGGGAAGTGTTCAATGTGGGCACAGGCACAAAGACCAGTATCTCCGAACTTGCCTGCATGGTGCTGGACGCTTTCCGTTCGGATGCAGGTATAGAGTACAGGGACCCTGTGCAGGGAGATATAAGGCACAGCTACTCCGATATATCCGGGGCAAGGAAAGCGGGCTATGCCCCGAAGGTCTGTTTGCAGGAGGGACTCCTGGAAGTAATAGAGGCGCAAGGCAAGAGGCTTGAATGA
- a CDS encoding MraY family glycosyltransferase, which produces MTEKGILARDYYKLKITMVPERGGIAILLVAMVCFSLATLFFKFSTTNYVALIVVSLFGLFGILDDMVDIGRVTKLLLMYYCSYPLIQYATTTAFTFPTVGNFETGILYLQFVVPTFVLVASNLVNMHSGFNGLASGLSTIVLISLTIRSVIVGDIENIFALVCIAGATLAFFLYDRYPSKIFWGNVGSLTTGAAIGAFIIIQGFVISGFIMLIPHTINFLLYVYWRVMKFPVAKFGKTREDGTLEVPNPLTLKWVLPYYYRVTERQATYAMYIFTGFFCLLGILLPGRM; this is translated from the coding sequence TTGACCGAAAAAGGGATCCTTGCGAGAGACTATTACAAACTGAAGATAACCATGGTCCCTGAAAGAGGCGGCATAGCTATACTGCTTGTGGCGATGGTGTGCTTTTCCCTGGCAACGCTCTTTTTCAAGTTCTCCACAACCAATTATGTTGCCCTGATAGTTGTGTCGCTATTCGGGCTTTTCGGAATACTGGATGATATGGTAGATATCGGCAGGGTGACAAAACTGCTGCTTATGTATTATTGTTCCTACCCGCTTATCCAGTATGCGACCACGACTGCCTTTACTTTCCCCACAGTGGGTAACTTCGAGACAGGTATCCTCTACCTGCAGTTCGTGGTGCCTACCTTCGTCCTTGTGGCTTCCAACCTGGTCAATATGCACTCGGGTTTCAACGGACTGGCTTCGGGTCTTTCCACCATAGTGCTCATCTCTCTTACTATAAGGTCCGTAATTGTAGGGGATATCGAGAACATCTTTGCCCTGGTATGCATAGCAGGCGCTACACTGGCCTTTTTCCTATATGACAGGTACCCCTCCAAGATATTCTGGGGCAATGTAGGTTCATTGACAACAGGCGCTGCTATTGGTGCATTCATTATCATACAAGGCTTTGTGATAAGTGGATTCATAATGCTAATACCACACACTATCAACTTCCTGCTTTACGTATACTGGAGGGTAATGAAGTTCCCTGTGGCAAAGTTCGGCAAGACTCGCGAGGATGGCACACTGGAAGTTCCCAATCCTCTTACACTTAAATGGGTTTTGCCTTACTACTACAGGGTCACTGAGAGACAGGCAACATATGCCATGTATATTTTTACCGGCTTCTTCTGTCTGCTGGGAATACTACTTCCCGGAAGGATGTAA